In a single window of the Arthrobacter sp. StoSoilA2 genome:
- a CDS encoding sugar ABC transporter permease gives MSLTTDLSQTAARSTGKAKAKSGRPAGSPTEAQKPRRRTRQRRERIFQWLFLVPAVVYMALFFGYPVVKNVVMSFQDYTTATFFTGEAPWVGLANYVTVLSSSLFSTSLLNTALFTIGSILGQFVIGLALAIFFQRKFPLNGILRSLLLLPWLLPLIVSSAVWRWILDKDSGALNRFLGDLGIVDTGVPWLTSTSLALIAVVGVNIWIGIPFNLTILYGGLQEIPDELYEAGSLDGATGWKAFRHITWPMLRPVVSVVLVLGVVYTLKVLDIILGLTNGGPANSTQTIATQSYDLSFHEFKFGEGAALGNVLVIISLVFAVLYLRASRRAVDE, from the coding sequence ATGTCATTGACAACAGATTTGTCGCAAACAGCGGCACGTTCCACCGGAAAGGCCAAGGCAAAGAGCGGCCGCCCGGCAGGCTCGCCTACAGAAGCGCAGAAACCACGACGCCGGACCCGCCAACGTCGCGAGCGCATCTTCCAGTGGCTCTTCCTGGTCCCTGCCGTGGTCTACATGGCGCTGTTCTTTGGCTACCCGGTGGTCAAGAACGTCGTCATGAGTTTCCAGGACTACACCACGGCCACCTTCTTCACCGGAGAAGCCCCATGGGTAGGGTTGGCCAACTACGTAACTGTCTTGTCGTCGTCGTTGTTTTCCACCTCGCTGCTGAACACCGCACTGTTCACGATAGGTTCCATCCTGGGGCAGTTCGTGATCGGGCTGGCGTTGGCGATCTTCTTCCAACGCAAGTTCCCGCTCAACGGCATCCTGCGGTCGCTGCTCCTGCTGCCGTGGCTCCTTCCCTTGATCGTCTCCAGTGCCGTGTGGCGTTGGATCCTGGACAAGGACAGCGGAGCGCTCAACCGTTTCCTGGGCGATCTGGGCATCGTCGATACCGGCGTTCCGTGGCTGACCAGTACCTCGTTGGCTTTGATCGCTGTGGTGGGGGTGAACATCTGGATTGGCATCCCGTTCAACCTGACCATCCTCTACGGCGGCCTGCAGGAGATCCCGGATGAGCTGTATGAGGCCGGGTCACTCGATGGCGCCACGGGTTGGAAGGCGTTCCGGCATATCACGTGGCCGATGCTCCGGCCGGTAGTGAGCGTGGTGCTGGTTCTCGGCGTCGTCTACACCCTCAAGGTGCTGGACATCATCCTGGGCCTGACCAACGGTGGCCCGGCGAACTCGACCCAGACCATCGCCACCCAGTCCTACGATCTCTCCTTCCACGAATTCAAATTCGGCGAAGGCGCGGCCCTGGGCAACGTGCTGGTCATCATTTCCCTGGTCTTCGCGGTCCTGTACCTGCGGGCAAGCCGACGCGCTGTGGATGAGTGA
- a CDS encoding carbohydrate ABC transporter permease, which produces MTTVLKAPTLRPTRSKATGRKNWGYTALAILFLAIMLFPVYWMVNASLQPNGTTLETSWLPLKPDFTGYATAINEQAGNLGTSLVISLGSVALSLAIAAPAAYALAYFKVRGAGVVLFAILISQMIPGIVVANALYTAYNDLGLLNSIPGLILADSAHGIPFAILIIRAFMNGMPASVIEAARVDGAGHVRAFWSIVIPLSRNSLITAGLFTFLFAWSDFLFALTLTTTEAVRPVTLGIFQYIGAYVNDWSSVMATAVLASIPAIVLLVAAQKYIAAGTTGGAVK; this is translated from the coding sequence ATGACAACCGTACTGAAAGCACCCACGCTCCGGCCCACCAGATCAAAAGCAACAGGACGCAAGAACTGGGGCTACACGGCACTTGCTATCCTCTTCCTGGCCATCATGCTGTTTCCGGTCTACTGGATGGTCAACGCCTCCCTGCAGCCCAACGGCACTACCTTGGAAACCTCGTGGTTGCCCTTGAAGCCCGACTTCACGGGCTATGCCACAGCCATCAATGAGCAAGCCGGGAACCTCGGCACGAGCCTGGTCATCTCCCTTGGCAGCGTGGCATTGAGCCTGGCAATCGCCGCCCCGGCAGCCTACGCGCTGGCCTACTTCAAGGTCCGCGGCGCAGGCGTTGTCCTGTTCGCCATCCTGATCAGCCAGATGATCCCGGGCATCGTAGTGGCCAACGCCCTGTACACGGCATACAACGACCTCGGGCTTCTCAACTCCATTCCGGGCCTGATCCTTGCGGACTCGGCACACGGAATCCCGTTCGCCATCCTCATCATCCGGGCGTTCATGAACGGCATGCCGGCATCCGTGATCGAGGCCGCGCGGGTGGATGGGGCGGGGCACGTCCGGGCGTTCTGGTCGATCGTGATTCCGCTGAGCCGGAACTCGCTGATCACCGCAGGACTCTTTACGTTCCTGTTCGCCTGGAGCGACTTCCTCTTCGCATTGACCCTCACCACCACGGAAGCGGTCCGTCCGGTCACCCTGGGCATCTTCCAGTACATCGGCGCCTACGTGAACGACTGGAGTTCAGTGATGGCGACGGCGGTACTCGCCTCCATCCCGGCCATCGTCCTGTTGGTCGCGGCCCAAAAATACATCGCCGCAGGCACCACCGGCGGCGCGGTCAAGTAG
- a CDS encoding ThuA domain-containing protein: protein MPETSKPIRVTVWSENRHEKRDELVARLYPEGMHGAVKAGIEENLGSAVEVRTATLDEPEHGLTEEVLANTDVLTWWGHMSHADVDDEIVERVHRHVLAGMGLIVLHSGHWSKIFTKLMGTTCTLRWRSEHDRELVWTVDPTHPIAKGVPHPIVIPEQEMYGEFFDIPTPEELVFISSFSGGEVFRSGCTFRRGHGKIFFFSPGDQDYPVYHHKDIRRVIANAVEWAVTDRPERAVPELLRYETNDFFNGKSYQGANA from the coding sequence ATGCCTGAAACAAGCAAGCCCATCCGCGTCACCGTCTGGAGCGAAAACCGGCACGAGAAGCGGGACGAACTCGTGGCACGCCTCTATCCCGAGGGAATGCACGGTGCCGTCAAGGCGGGCATCGAGGAGAACCTGGGTTCCGCCGTCGAGGTCCGGACCGCCACCCTGGACGAACCCGAGCACGGCCTCACCGAGGAAGTCCTCGCCAATACCGACGTCCTCACCTGGTGGGGACACATGTCCCATGCAGACGTTGACGACGAGATCGTGGAACGCGTCCACCGCCACGTCCTCGCGGGCATGGGCCTGATCGTGCTCCATTCGGGGCACTGGTCCAAGATCTTCACCAAGCTCATGGGCACCACCTGCACCCTGCGCTGGCGCTCGGAACATGATCGCGAGCTCGTGTGGACGGTGGACCCGACCCACCCCATCGCCAAGGGCGTGCCGCACCCCATCGTGATCCCCGAGCAGGAAATGTACGGCGAATTCTTCGATATCCCCACGCCCGAGGAGCTGGTGTTCATCAGCTCGTTCAGCGGAGGCGAAGTCTTCCGTTCCGGCTGCACGTTCCGGCGCGGCCACGGCAAGATCTTCTTCTTCAGCCCCGGCGACCAGGACTACCCCGTCTATCACCACAAAGACATCCGCCGCGTCATCGCCAACGCCGTGGAATGGGCCGTCACCGACCGTCCCGAGCGCGCCGTTCCGGAGCTGCTCAGGTATGAAACCAACGACTTCTTCAACGGCAAGAGCTACCAAGGAGCCAACGCGTGA
- a CDS encoding Gfo/Idh/MocA family oxidoreductase, producing the protein MSTPFATIPDDGTPLRVVVVGAGGMGRAWLRTVEASPLVELVGIVDLDLATAAEAAASLGRPDLPVGVGTAALASDVGAQAVINVTVPAAHHPVTTEALAAGLPVLGEKPVASTVAQGLSLAAAAELHGQLFMVSQSRRYNRQLFEAKRLSGSLGRVGIVSAEFFKAPHFGGFRDAMNHPLLLDMAIHQFDMARFLLDADPVSVFCEEYNPSWSWYRGDAGATAVFEMTGGERFVFNGSWCSPGQETSWNASWRISGEHGTVLWDGDNEPVSSAPIPLGPGASDPGQEIAGSLRDFVSAVRTGSTPMGQVHQNIMSLAMVEAAILSASSGARVSVDALLEDSYQQALLAERDPAVLEVLKSWTSVRSALAGGSALAGEGVRL; encoded by the coding sequence GTGAGCACGCCTTTCGCCACAATCCCCGACGACGGCACTCCCCTTCGCGTCGTCGTGGTCGGTGCCGGGGGCATGGGCCGTGCCTGGCTTCGAACCGTTGAGGCGTCACCGTTGGTGGAGCTCGTGGGCATCGTGGATCTGGACCTTGCGACCGCTGCCGAGGCTGCAGCCTCGCTGGGCCGTCCCGACCTTCCGGTAGGTGTCGGCACGGCGGCACTGGCGTCCGACGTCGGAGCCCAAGCGGTCATCAACGTCACCGTTCCAGCCGCGCATCATCCGGTCACGACCGAGGCACTCGCTGCGGGCCTGCCGGTCCTTGGCGAAAAGCCCGTGGCCTCGACGGTGGCGCAAGGGCTGTCGTTGGCAGCAGCTGCTGAGCTCCACGGCCAGCTGTTCATGGTCAGCCAGTCCCGGCGCTACAACCGTCAGCTGTTTGAAGCCAAGCGGCTGTCCGGGTCTCTCGGCCGTGTTGGCATTGTTTCTGCCGAATTCTTCAAGGCGCCACATTTTGGCGGCTTCCGCGACGCCATGAACCACCCACTGTTGCTGGACATGGCCATCCACCAGTTCGACATGGCCCGGTTCCTGCTCGACGCCGATCCCGTCTCTGTTTTCTGCGAGGAGTACAACCCCTCCTGGAGTTGGTACCGCGGTGATGCCGGGGCCACGGCCGTCTTCGAAATGACCGGCGGGGAGCGCTTCGTGTTCAACGGAAGCTGGTGCAGCCCCGGTCAGGAAACCTCGTGGAACGCCTCATGGCGGATCAGCGGCGAGCACGGCACGGTCTTGTGGGACGGGGACAACGAACCTGTTTCCTCGGCACCCATTCCGTTGGGGCCCGGTGCTTCCGATCCGGGCCAGGAAATCGCTGGCTCCCTGCGCGACTTCGTATCTGCAGTCCGCACGGGAAGCACCCCAATGGGGCAGGTGCACCAGAACATCATGAGCCTGGCCATGGTGGAGGCGGCCATCCTGAGTGCTTCGTCCGGGGCCCGTGTTTCCGTGGACGCGCTGCTTGAGGACTCGTACCAGCAGGCCCTACTAGCCGAGCGGGACCCCGCTGTGTTGGAGGTTTTGAAGTCCTGGACATCGGTTCGCAGTGCGCTTGCCGGAGGCAGTGCGCTTGCGGGGGAAGGCGTTCGACTGTGA
- a CDS encoding Gfo/Idh/MocA family oxidoreductase encodes MVGYSFMGAAHSHAWRTAPRFFDLPLAPELTALAGRNAAGVQAAADKFGWDSVETDWRRLIERDDIDLIDICSPGNTHAEIAIAALEAGKHVLCEKPLANSVAEAEKMTAVASSAAERGVYSMCGFTYRRTPALALAKRMVDDGRLGELRHVRAQYLQDWLSDADAPLTWRLDKSKSGSGSLGDIGAHSIDAAQWITGSSITGVSALMETFVKERPIGGDLVGLGGHGGTDGPRGPVTVDDAAIFTARFQAKTSGAGKTSDAGPIGVFEATRFALGRKNAMRLELNGTLGSLAFDFEDMNSLSFYDASEEDAGFRRIIVTEPSHPYVGNWWPTGHGLGYEHGFTHQVVDLVNAIGAGEQPSPSFSDALQVQKVLAAVEASAGAGSRWQKV; translated from the coding sequence ATGGTGGGCTACTCCTTCATGGGCGCGGCCCACTCGCATGCGTGGCGAACCGCGCCCCGCTTCTTCGATCTCCCACTTGCGCCCGAGCTGACGGCGCTGGCTGGCAGGAATGCTGCCGGTGTTCAGGCAGCCGCGGACAAGTTCGGTTGGGATTCCGTAGAGACCGATTGGCGTCGCCTGATTGAGCGCGATGACATTGACCTGATCGATATCTGCTCCCCCGGAAACACGCACGCCGAGATTGCGATTGCCGCCTTGGAAGCGGGCAAACACGTGCTGTGCGAGAAGCCCTTGGCCAACAGTGTTGCTGAGGCCGAAAAGATGACCGCTGTCGCATCCTCGGCCGCCGAGCGGGGCGTGTACTCGATGTGCGGTTTCACGTATCGGCGAACTCCTGCACTGGCCCTGGCAAAGCGGATGGTGGACGACGGCCGGCTGGGCGAGCTCCGGCACGTCAGGGCCCAGTATCTCCAGGACTGGTTGTCGGACGCGGACGCCCCTCTAACGTGGCGCCTGGACAAGTCAAAGTCCGGCTCCGGTTCACTGGGTGATATCGGTGCGCACAGTATCGACGCTGCCCAGTGGATCACCGGGTCCAGCATCACCGGGGTTTCGGCCCTCATGGAGACGTTCGTGAAGGAACGGCCGATCGGCGGGGACCTCGTAGGGCTCGGTGGGCACGGAGGTACAGATGGTCCGCGCGGGCCAGTAACTGTGGACGACGCAGCGATCTTCACCGCCCGTTTCCAGGCGAAGACATCCGGGGCCGGAAAGACATCCGACGCCGGCCCGATCGGCGTGTTCGAGGCGACGCGGTTCGCCCTGGGACGGAAGAACGCCATGCGGCTGGAACTCAATGGCACGCTCGGCTCGTTGGCTTTCGACTTCGAGGACATGAACTCGCTGTCCTTCTACGATGCCTCCGAGGAGGACGCCGGTTTCCGCCGGATCATCGTGACGGAACCATCCCACCCCTACGTCGGAAACTGGTGGCCCACAGGGCACGGCCTGGGCTACGAGCACGGATTCACGCATCAGGTGGTGGACCTCGTGAATGCCATCGGCGCTGGCGAGCAGCCCTCGCCGTCGTTCTCTGATGCCTTGCAGGTACAGAAAGTGCTGGCAGCGGTTGAGGCCAGCGCCGGGGCTGGGAGCCGTTGGCAGAAGGTGTGA
- a CDS encoding SGNH/GDSL hydrolase family protein, whose amino-acid sequence MATHRARRRHLAFAGGLAALALTLGFTASPATAAPPPPITYVALGDSYTAGTGAGDLYRPPVACWQSSPGYVDDVAATGRVALVANLACHGAVLFPAGPFYDGVTPSVFEQITSSVGQSALHNAGLVSITAGAVDAGSLLALQNCSTPDTQLCEGTVSGIIANLPVIESGLEIIYQNIRASAPEATLTVMGYPRLFDPANGLPVIPPANQVQVNLAVDALNATIAKAVADSQTNAKFIDVTKKFLGHAANSADPWLVMILAPVPPFDRLPDANFHPNEAGHLAYAAALLSAIKPAQLAKR is encoded by the coding sequence ATGGCAACTCATCGAGCACGACGCCGGCACTTGGCTTTCGCAGGCGGATTGGCCGCCCTTGCACTCACGTTAGGATTCACGGCCAGTCCGGCGACCGCCGCACCGCCGCCACCGATCACGTATGTGGCACTCGGCGATTCGTACACGGCAGGGACGGGCGCGGGGGACTTGTACCGTCCACCGGTAGCTTGTTGGCAGAGTAGTCCGGGCTATGTCGATGATGTCGCCGCGACAGGGCGGGTCGCTTTAGTGGCCAATTTGGCCTGTCACGGAGCCGTGCTGTTCCCGGCCGGACCCTTTTATGACGGAGTGACGCCGTCCGTATTTGAACAGATCACCAGCAGTGTAGGGCAATCCGCGCTCCACAATGCTGGGTTGGTGAGCATTACCGCTGGTGCCGTAGATGCCGGCAGTTTGCTCGCTTTGCAGAACTGCTCTACGCCGGATACACAGCTTTGTGAGGGCACCGTAAGCGGGATCATCGCCAATCTTCCCGTGATCGAGTCCGGACTTGAGATCATCTATCAAAACATCCGAGCCTCGGCTCCGGAGGCGACCCTCACTGTCATGGGCTATCCGCGGCTTTTTGATCCCGCCAATGGTCTCCCGGTGATCCCACCGGCGAACCAAGTCCAAGTGAATCTGGCCGTCGATGCCCTCAACGCGACAATTGCCAAGGCGGTGGCTGACAGCCAGACCAACGCCAAGTTCATCGATGTCACCAAGAAGTTCCTCGGGCATGCAGCGAATTCTGCAGATCCATGGCTTGTGATGATCCTGGCGCCCGTACCCCCGTTTGATCGGCTGCCCGACGCTAACTTCCATCCGAACGAGGCAGGACATCTGGCCTACGCCGCAGCCCTGCTGTCGGCCATCAAACCCGCTCAGCTCGCCAAACGCTAA
- a CDS encoding GNAT family protein, producing MTSIEPITLTGKFVTLEPLRPDHHDDLVEAAKDGDLWKLWYTSVPTPDDMAAEIERRLGLQTQGSMVPFATRLNSTGKVIGMTTYMNIDAATPRVEIGSTWNAASVHGTGTNPDSKLLLLQHAFETLGCPAVEFRTHWLNHQSRDAIARLGAKQDGVLRNHSRTKDGVLRDTVVFSILEHEWPAVRNGLEFRLARYSA from the coding sequence GTGACCTCGATTGAACCCATCACCTTGACCGGCAAATTCGTGACCCTGGAACCCTTGCGGCCAGATCACCACGACGACCTCGTGGAGGCGGCCAAGGACGGCGATCTCTGGAAGCTCTGGTACACCTCCGTACCCACGCCGGACGATATGGCTGCGGAGATTGAGCGGAGGCTTGGCCTGCAAACCCAAGGTTCCATGGTGCCCTTCGCCACCAGGCTCAACAGCACCGGCAAGGTCATCGGAATGACGACGTACATGAACATCGATGCCGCCACTCCGCGCGTCGAGATCGGCTCCACCTGGAACGCAGCGTCCGTCCACGGAACAGGCACCAACCCCGACTCCAAGCTGCTGCTTCTTCAGCATGCCTTTGAAACCCTGGGCTGCCCCGCCGTCGAATTCCGGACGCACTGGCTCAACCACCAGTCCCGCGACGCGATCGCCCGTCTCGGCGCCAAGCAGGACGGTGTGTTGCGAAACCACTCGCGCACCAAGGACGGAGTGCTTCGCGACACCGTGGTGTTCTCCATCCTGGAACACGAATGGCCCGCGGTGCGGAACGGCTTGGAGTTCAGGCTGGCCAGGTACAGCGCGTAG
- a CDS encoding 3-hydroxyacyl-CoA dehydrogenase family protein translates to MTAVPAIPHVVGVLGGGRMGAGIAHAFLTKGATVIVVERDHEAAAGAQGRVADAVAKSASRGTLGETPEEALARFSTSTDYESFIHCGLVVEAVPEDYDLKVAALKAVEDRLSADAFLASNTSSLSVTGLANELRRPANFIGLHFFNPVPASTLIEVVLAKETSPELARAAKNWTEALGKTAVVVNDAPGFASSRLGVAIALEAMRMVEEGVASAEDIDAAMVLGYKHPTGPLKTTDIVGLDVRLGIAEYLHSTLGDRFAPPQILRDKVARGELGRKTGKGFFDWND, encoded by the coding sequence ATGACAGCAGTACCCGCGATTCCCCACGTTGTTGGAGTCCTTGGCGGTGGCCGGATGGGTGCGGGAATCGCGCATGCTTTCCTGACCAAAGGGGCCACCGTGATCGTCGTGGAGAGGGATCATGAGGCAGCCGCCGGGGCGCAGGGTCGGGTAGCAGACGCGGTGGCCAAGTCCGCGTCCCGTGGCACCCTGGGCGAAACCCCCGAAGAAGCCTTGGCCAGGTTCAGCACGTCGACGGACTACGAATCCTTTATCCACTGCGGCCTGGTGGTAGAAGCCGTGCCCGAGGATTACGATCTCAAAGTCGCCGCGTTGAAAGCTGTGGAGGACCGCCTTTCCGCAGATGCATTCCTTGCTTCAAACACGTCGTCTTTGTCCGTGACGGGGTTGGCGAATGAACTCCGCAGGCCAGCCAACTTCATCGGGCTGCACTTCTTTAACCCGGTGCCCGCCTCCACCCTCATCGAAGTGGTGTTGGCCAAAGAGACCTCGCCCGAACTCGCCCGAGCGGCGAAGAACTGGACCGAGGCACTCGGCAAGACCGCCGTCGTCGTCAATGACGCGCCCGGCTTTGCGTCCTCAAGGCTGGGCGTCGCTATTGCCTTGGAGGCTATGCGCATGGTTGAGGAGGGTGTGGCATCAGCGGAGGACATCGACGCCGCGATGGTCCTGGGGTACAAACACCCCACCGGGCCGCTCAAGACCACCGACATCGTGGGTCTTGATGTTCGTCTGGGCATCGCGGAGTACCTGCATTCCACGTTGGGTGACCGCTTTGCTCCGCCGCAGATCCTGCGGGACAAAGTTGCCCGTGGGGAGCTTGGCCGCAAAACAGGCAAGGGCTTCTTCGACTGGAACGACTGA
- a CDS encoding enoyl-CoA hydratase/isomerase family protein: MALNQEDFSTLLLEERDDRLTVLLNRPEVRNAIDQTMVDELHLVCAELERNPKVLIIAGTDGVFASGADIGQLRERRRDDALRGINSTIFMRIAKLPMPVIAALDGYCLGGGAELAYAADFRIGTPSVRIGNPETGLGILAAAGASWRLKELVGEPKAKEILLAGAVLRAEEALRISLITEIHEAPELMEAAHNLADRIGRQDPLAVRITKSVFHAPAEAHPLIDTLAQGILFESQAKFDRMQAFLDKKDRSNSANSAANDDRIQK; encoded by the coding sequence ATGGCACTGAACCAGGAAGACTTCAGCACCCTTCTCCTCGAGGAACGTGACGACAGGCTCACTGTTCTTCTCAACCGTCCCGAAGTACGCAATGCGATAGACCAGACCATGGTGGACGAGCTTCACCTCGTCTGTGCCGAACTGGAGCGCAACCCCAAGGTCCTGATCATCGCGGGCACGGACGGCGTCTTCGCCTCGGGCGCGGACATTGGACAACTCCGGGAACGCCGGCGGGATGACGCACTGCGGGGGATCAACTCAACCATCTTCATGCGCATCGCCAAGCTGCCCATGCCCGTCATCGCAGCTTTGGACGGCTATTGCCTGGGCGGCGGTGCGGAGCTTGCCTATGCGGCAGATTTCCGCATCGGAACCCCAAGTGTGCGGATAGGCAACCCCGAAACTGGACTGGGAATCCTTGCCGCAGCCGGCGCCAGTTGGCGGCTCAAGGAGCTCGTGGGCGAGCCGAAAGCCAAGGAAATCCTCCTCGCCGGCGCCGTGTTGAGGGCCGAGGAAGCCCTGCGCATCAGTTTGATCACTGAGATTCACGAGGCCCCTGAGCTCATGGAGGCCGCACACAATCTGGCTGACAGGATCGGCCGCCAGGATCCCCTTGCGGTCCGCATTACCAAGTCGGTGTTCCACGCTCCTGCGGAAGCGCACCCGCTGATCGACACCCTTGCCCAGGGGATTCTCTTCGAATCCCAGGCCAAATTCGACAGGATGCAGGCTTTCCTGGACAAGAAGGACAGAAGCAACTCCGCCAACTCCGCTGCCAACGACGACAGGATCCAGAAATGA
- a CDS encoding acetyl-CoA C-acyltransferase: MVEAFLVGGARTPVGRYGGALSSVRPDDLAALVVREAVTRAGVDPDSIDEVILGNANGAGEENRNVARMATLLAGLPLHIPGITVNRLCASGLSAIIMASQMIKSGAADIVVAGGVESMSRAPWVQEKPTTAFAKPGQIFDTSIGWRFVNPLFTKGELSRDGKMTYSMPETAEEVGRVDNISREDADAFAVRSHELALAAIAGGRFKEEIVPVTVKTRKSETVVDTDEGPREGTTMDVLAGLRPVVPGGSVVTAGNSSSLNDGASAIIVASEAAIKKFGLTPRARIIDGASAGCEPEIMGIGPVPATQKVLARTGLTVDQLGAVELNEAFATQSLASMRRLGLDPEIVNNDGGAISLGHPLGSSGSRLAITLLGRMERELASNNGPKLGLATMCIGVGQGTAMLLEGV; this comes from the coding sequence ATGGTCGAGGCTTTTCTTGTTGGCGGCGCACGGACGCCGGTTGGTCGTTACGGCGGGGCATTGTCCTCCGTCCGTCCTGACGACCTCGCCGCGCTGGTGGTCCGTGAGGCAGTGACGCGTGCCGGCGTCGATCCTGACTCCATTGATGAGGTAATCCTCGGCAACGCCAACGGCGCTGGCGAGGAAAACCGCAACGTGGCCCGCATGGCAACCCTCCTTGCCGGGCTTCCCCTCCACATTCCGGGCATCACCGTGAACCGTCTCTGTGCCTCGGGCCTGAGCGCCATCATCATGGCGAGCCAAATGATCAAGTCCGGCGCTGCGGATATCGTGGTTGCCGGCGGCGTCGAATCCATGAGTCGTGCTCCCTGGGTGCAGGAGAAGCCCACCACGGCATTCGCTAAGCCGGGCCAGATCTTCGATACGTCCATCGGTTGGCGCTTCGTCAACCCGCTTTTCACCAAGGGCGAGCTCTCCCGTGACGGCAAGATGACCTACTCCATGCCTGAAACGGCCGAGGAAGTGGGCCGTGTGGACAACATCTCCCGCGAGGATGCAGACGCTTTCGCTGTCCGCTCGCACGAACTCGCTTTGGCGGCCATTGCAGGCGGCCGGTTCAAGGAAGAGATCGTTCCGGTCACCGTCAAGACCCGCAAGTCCGAGACCGTGGTGGACACTGATGAGGGTCCCCGCGAAGGCACCACCATGGATGTCCTGGCGGGACTTCGGCCAGTAGTCCCCGGTGGCTCCGTCGTCACTGCGGGCAACTCGTCCAGCCTCAATGACGGCGCCTCTGCGATCATCGTCGCCTCCGAGGCAGCCATCAAGAAGTTCGGCCTGACCCCCCGTGCCCGGATCATCGATGGCGCGTCGGCGGGCTGCGAACCGGAAATCATGGGCATCGGTCCTGTCCCGGCAACGCAGAAGGTCCTTGCCCGCACCGGCCTCACCGTGGACCAGCTCGGCGCGGTGGAACTCAACGAAGCTTTTGCCACCCAGTCCCTTGCCAGCATGCGGCGCCTGGGGCTGGACCCGGAAATCGTCAATAACGACGGCGGTGCCATCAGTTTGGGGCACCCGCTGGGTTCCAGCGGGTCACGTCTGGCCATTACCCTTCTGGGCCGCATGGAGCGGGAGCTTGCCAGCAACAATGGACCGAAGCTTGGCCTTGCCACGATGTGCATCGGCGTGGGCCAGGGCACGGCAATGCTGCTGGAAGGCGTGTAA
- a CDS encoding pentapeptide repeat-containing protein — MAAAKVAAPKISPVRLEELRDDDAPDFQRGERYDGIRFTRVSADGEELSGADFIECEFTGVSFNEAQLRGATFRECILAEPYAPVFTAARTSWQDVEISNPRWGSAELYEGTWRSVRIEGGKLDYVNLRGSKLMDVQISDCIINELDLGGCTGTRLSLKNCTIGTLDVTGAKLKDVDLRSSEFRGINGLAGLAGVVIDDYQLSLMAPLLAGHLGIRVV, encoded by the coding sequence ATGGCGGCTGCAAAAGTGGCAGCCCCCAAGATCTCCCCGGTGCGCCTGGAAGAACTGCGCGACGACGACGCCCCGGACTTCCAGCGTGGCGAACGGTATGACGGCATCAGGTTTACCCGGGTGTCTGCCGATGGGGAGGAACTGAGCGGTGCCGACTTCATTGAGTGTGAGTTCACAGGAGTCTCGTTCAACGAGGCCCAGTTGCGTGGCGCCACGTTCCGGGAATGCATCCTTGCGGAGCCGTATGCGCCAGTCTTCACTGCGGCACGGACTTCCTGGCAGGACGTGGAGATCAGCAATCCGAGGTGGGGATCAGCCGAGCTGTACGAAGGCACGTGGCGTTCGGTGCGGATCGAAGGCGGCAAGCTGGACTACGTGAACCTGCGCGGCTCCAAGCTGATGGACGTCCAGATTTCAGATTGCATCATCAACGAGCTCGATTTGGGCGGCTGCACGGGAACACGGCTATCGCTGAAGAATTGCACCATCGGCACCCTGGACGTGACCGGCGCCAAGCTCAAGGACGTGGACCTGCGGAGTTCGGAGTTCCGGGGTATCAACGGGTTGGCCGGGCTTGCCGGAGTTGTTATTGACGATTACCAGTTGAGTCTCATGGCCCCGTTGCTGGCCGGCCATTTGGGCATCCGGGTGGTCTGA
- a CDS encoding SRPBCC family protein, translating into MDHTTTLTQHINASPEKVWAVLSDIPGSAGTLSGINAIQMLSEGPYGEGTRWKETRTMMGRQETVEMWVSQADPPRSTTVKALQGGADYTTRFNLAERDGGTDLTLTFGAEVLKPTLGSKVAMALFGKIGMSITRKALSKDLAEIAAKAESL; encoded by the coding sequence ATGGATCACACCACCACCCTGACGCAGCACATCAACGCCAGCCCGGAGAAAGTTTGGGCGGTCCTCTCGGACATCCCGGGCTCGGCCGGCACCCTTTCGGGCATCAATGCAATCCAGATGCTCAGTGAGGGTCCTTATGGGGAGGGCACCCGCTGGAAGGAAACACGGACCATGATGGGCAGGCAGGAAACCGTGGAGATGTGGGTGTCCCAGGCTGACCCACCCCGCAGCACCACAGTCAAAGCACTCCAGGGCGGCGCCGACTACACCACCCGCTTCAATCTGGCGGAGCGCGACGGCGGAACTGACCTTACGCTGACATTCGGCGCCGAGGTCCTCAAACCCACGCTCGGGAGCAAGGTCGCCATGGCCTTGTTCGGGAAGATCGGCATGAGCATTACGCGAAAGGCCCTCAGCAAGGACCTTGCCGAGATCGCTGCGAAGGCGGAATCCCTCTAA